A region of the Vibrio chagasii genome:
ACCGTAGTCGATTACGTTTGCTACACCAGCAGAGAAACCTGCAAGCAAATCACGACCCCAAGGGATGTAAAGTACGAATGCACCAAGTGCGAATTGGATAGCGAATGCGCCACCCACCGTTCTAAAGTTAATAGCTTTGCGGTTGTCAGATAGTAGTACTGCGATTGCAATCAGTACAACCATACCGACTAGGCTCATAAACAGGCTCATAGTTTATGACTTCCTTATTAGTTATTTATTGGCGTGTTACAAAATGGGGCTATAAAGCGGGGCCAATTATACTCATGCGACCACTAATAAAGTAATGCCGCCCTCACACTTTCGTAGAAGATTCATGTACCATTCACACGCAAATGTGACCCAAATCACAATGTAGATGCAATTTACGCAAACGATAAACAAAAACATTAGATTTTATTCACATATACTGAATGCGCGATGGCTATTTTGCCAAACTTGCGTTGCAATCGATTGCTTTGGCTCTTTTCTAAGCAAAAAAAGTTCATTTGATATCGTAACTAAATGTTTGGAATGATTAACATTTCCTTGGTTTCCATAGGTTGGCATATCCGGAGCATCGGTCTCTAACACCAAGCTCTCAAGGGGCAATTTAGCGATAGTTGTGCGTGTTTTTTGTGCTCTTGGGTAAGTTATCGTTCCGCCAACGCCAATATAGAAACCGAGCTTAATCCAAGCCAAAGCTTGCTGTTCACTTCCAGAAAAACCGTGAATTACCCCACCTAAAGTAAACTTGTGCTGCTTTATTAGCTGAATAAGACGGTTGTAAGACTTCCTTTCATGGATAATCAGAGGCAAATTAAACGCCTTGGCAAGCTCCATTTGTTGGATGAAAAAGCGCTCTTGTTTCTCCTGCTCTACATCCACAAAAAAGTCCAGCCCACACTCACCAATGGCCACACACTGACGTGTTTTTGATGCGAGTAATTGATGAAGTTCTTCAAATTCCACCTCATCCGCTTGCTCTAAAAAGTAAGGATGGAAGCCTAATGCGTAATAAACATTGGGATAAGATTGCGCAATTTTCTCAAGCTTATGCCAGTTATTTTGACCGATAGAAGGAATGAGTAACTTCTCAACTTGAGCTTGCTTTGCCTCTTTGATATAACCCTCAATGCTCTGCTCATGGGTAAAACCTTGCTCAAACGCCTCAAAGTCTGCATGGCAATGCGTATCAAATAGCGGAAAATCACTTGTTTGCTGTGTCATCTTTCCCACTCTCAGCTTGCTGCCCTTGAGGATCTCGACGATAAGGAACACAACTGCGCTTGTTTTCAGGCGTTAGCCCAAGTTCTTCACACCACTTATCGTATTTCCTAACCCAAGCTTTTATCCAACCCAACATATTTACCTCAAGCTTACTGTCTCAAATAACACGCATTAAAAAACGCCTATTGCAGAACAATAGACGTTTTTGTTTAACTCGAATAGAGCTTGAAGAAATTAGTGCTCGCGTGTCGCTCGGAACTTAACGTCAGGGAAACGTTCTGAAGCTAGGTTCAGGTTCACCATCGTTGGTGCGATGTAAGACAGGTTATCACCACCATCTAGCGCCAGGTTAGATTGGTTCTTACGTTTGAACTCTTCCAGTTTCTTAGCGTCATCACACTCAACCCAACGAGCTGTTGCAACGTTAACACCTTCGTAGATAGCTTCTACGTTGTATTCTGCTTTCAAGCGCGCTACAACCACGTCGAACTGAAGTACACCAACCGCACCAACGATCAGGTCGTTGTTCTGCATAGGGCGGAATACTTGCACTGCGCCCTCTTCTGAAAGCTGAACCAAGCCTTTTAGAAGTTGCTTCTGCTTCAGAGGATCACGTAGACGAATACGGCGGAATAGCTCAGGCGCAAAGTTTGGAATACCAGAGAACTTCAGGTTCTCACCTTGAGTAAAGGTATCACCAATCTGAATTGTGCCGTGGTTGTGTAGACCGATAATGTCACCTGCATACGCTTTTTCAGCACGTGCACGGTCACCCGCCATGAAAGTTACCGCATCAGAAATACTAACGTTCTTACCGGTACGAACATGGTTCATCTTCATACCTTGGCTGTAAGTACCAGATACGATACGCATGAAAGCGATACGGTCACGGTGTTTAGGGTCCATGTTTGCTTGAATCTTAAATACGAAACCAGAGAACTTCTCTTCTGTCGCAACAACATCACGCTCGTTAGCTTGACGAGTTTGCGGTGCCGGAGCCCACTTCGTTAAGCCATCAAGCATATGGTCAACACCAAAGTTACCCAGTGCGGTACCGAAGTAAACAGGTGTTAGCTCACCAGCAAGGAACAGATCGTGATCAAACTCAGGACAAGCACCGATAACAAGCTCTAGCTCTTCACGTACGCTTTCCGCTAGATCAGCGCCTACCGCTTCATCTAGATCAGGATTATCTAAACCTTTGATGATACGAACTTCTTGGATCTCGTGGCCGTGGCCAGATTCGTACAAGATCGTTTCGTCACGGTGAATGTGGTAAACACCTTTAAACTCTTTACCACAACCGATTGGCCATGAAATTGGAGCACAAGCCATACCTAGCTCGCTTTCTACTTCATCAAGCACTTCCATAGGGTCACGAACGTCACGGTCAAGTTTGTTCATAAACGTTACGATTGGTGTATCACGTAGACGCGTTACTTCCATCAGTTTACGAGTACGATCCTCGACACCTTTCGCAGCATCGATAACCATCAAACAAGAGTCAACCGCCGTTAATGTACGGTATGTATCTTCCGAGAAATCTTCGTGTCCTGGAGTATCGAGTAGGTTTACTAGGCAATCATTGTATGGGAATTGCATTACCGACGTAGTTACCGAGATACCACGTTCTTTTTCCATCTCCATCCAGTCAGATTTAGCGTGCTGGTTAGAGCCACGGCCTTTTACGGTACCCGCTTTCTGAATCGCGTTTCCGAATAAAAGAACTTTTTCAGTAATCGTGGTTTTACCCGCATCCGGGTGAGAGATAATTGCAAACGTTCTACGTTTGCTCACTTCTTGTTGGAAAGACATAGTCGCCCTTTGCTGATCTAAAGCGTAAAAAGGGCAAGTAGATAATACTTGCCCTTGAATTCTGTGTGCGGATTATACAGAAAGCGTGTCACTTTCTAAAGGGTCAGTTTGCACCCTATTTGTCACTTATTCTCTGCTTAGCGAAAAGCGACAAGATGACTAGTTAAAAGACATAAAAAGATAGCTCATAATGATGGCGTCTTCTTGTCCTTGCTTGGTTGGGTAATAGTTACGACGGCGGTCCACCTCATTAAAGCCAACCTTTTCGTAAAGATTAAACGCGTTCACATTACTTTCGCGAACTTCCAGCCAAGCACTTTCCGCGTCAGCCTGTTCACACATATCTAGGAAGTGCTCAGTCAGCGCTTTACCGTAGCCTTTGCCTTGTTGGCTTGGATCCACAGCAATATTTAATAGCGTTACTTCACCAACGATATTCTGCGCGAAGAAATAGCCGACGACTCGCCCATCGACTTCAAGAACATGATGACAAGCGCCTCGGCTATCGAGATCTCGGATCATATTTTCTGACCATGGATGAGAGTGCGCATCCTGTTCTATCTGCCAAATAGCGTCTAGATGATGTGATGAAGTCGGTAAAAATTGATTAGTCATATGCACAAATTTGTTGCCATAAGTCTCGGCGATGTTGGTTATTGCCATTGATGTCGGACAACAATGGGGATTGCAGTGTTTTAGCTTTAATCTCTTGAGTCGATTCACAACCTGCAAACCACACCCATTCAACATCACCAAGTTCGATAGAGGTTAGGTGTTGAGGCTGAATATGTAGTGCCTGAGATAAATCAAGCTTGATACTTTTCAGCACACGCTCAAACATCACTGCGAGCTCGCCCTGAGGTTTTTCAGGCGAAACCAACAGTAACTTGCAATCGCTCGCTAGCGGAGTCAGTTTTGATTCATAACCCGCCAAACGTTCTGGATGACTAAGCTCCCATTGGCTTATGCCCATCTCTTGCAGGTACTGTGCGTGTGTTTGTGACATATCTAGGGTTATAACCTTAGGTTGGTGGTCGGCGGTTTGTTTGAACGAACTTCAAAACCGCTTATGAGAGTTGGGCTGATACTAACAAAAAATAAAGGAGCATCAAGCTCCTTTCTTTAGACTAAATCAGTTTGCATCATATTGCGTGAAAAGTAGCCTTATAACTCATTGAATTCTTGGCTGTAAGCCACTTCACCAGCATGCCCAGTAAGTGCACCTTCAACCAACTCAATGGCTTGAAAAGCACCTTCAGGTACATCCCAAGCGCAACTCAAACCAAATTCGCTCGCGGCTTTGAAACCAAAACGACCGTAGTACGTAGGATCGCCAAGCACGACACAGGCTGGGTAACCAAAATCAACCAAAGTAGAGAAAGCATCTTCAACCAGTGCTTTGGCAATACCTTGATTGCGAAACTCTTCTTTCACTGCAAGCGGAGCAAGCCCTTGCCAGTTATGATCGTCACCATGTAGCGTGATCGGGCTAAACATCAGGTGCCCAACAACCTTGCCTTCATCAGAACAAGCCACCAGCGACAGCGTTAAATGACTATTCTCACGCAAGCTCATAACCAGGTTGGCTTCTGCATCAGTTTCAAAAACAGATTTCAATAAACGATCAATGACAAGTATATCTGCCGGTGCTTCAGTTCGAATAAGCATTCATTACCTCACTTTGTGTATCCGGGGATTGTACTCCCTTCTGCACAAAATCAGCTAATTGATTTAACAAAGTTTTCAAGGGAGTTGGCAATAAGTCTAAATCTACGCTGTCCATCAAGTTTTTGACTTCTAAACCGAGCTCGGTATCGCCTTCAATAGACAGTCTACGCTGGAAGAAAAGCGTATCTGGGTCTTCTTTACGCCCCGCAATCAGTACAAGATCATTGAGATTCCCGCTAAAGCTTACATCTTCAGCAACCTCTTTATCTGCTACAACCAGTTGCTCATTTTGGTAGCTAATACACCAACTTAACCCCATATCCTTTATCGAGACTTTAAGCCATTTATCTTCTAGGAACTCAAAGTCACCGTCTTCTAGCGCCTCTTTGAATACGTTCTTAAGCCCCTCTAATAAGGCTCTTTTTTGTACTGTTTTAGGCAATAACTGGACTGGAGATCGCAAAATTGATGCGGCATTTTGAACTAGTTGAGTATGAATCTTGTTTATCACGTGACTTATCCGTAACTTTGTCAATAATATGGAATGCATCATAGATGATGTTAAGATCTCAGTTACTGTTATGTATCAAATTAACTTCTGTTTGATGCCCGACCTTTAATATCCTGAAAATCACAGTTATAGTAATTCAGGTAATGAGAATTACAGCGGCTCGCTGCACTCACAGGTAAATATCGATAACCACACAAAAGTAATAACTATTTATCGATTGTGAATAATCAAGCACTTGGAGAATTGGTAGTACTTTGATGCCTCCCCAGCAACTACAACATTGGTTTACCCAGCTAACTGCAAACAGCCCTTTCTTTTTTGCAGTGCTTGATGCTCAACATAACTACTTTATGGTGAATGAGCGTTATTGCGATATTGCTGGTTTGAGCCAAGCTGAACTTGCAGGCATGAACGACCGCCAAACCTTAGGCGAACAATTCTATCAACACCTAAAGCCTTACTACGAACGCGCATTCAACGGCGAAACCATTGAAGCCGAAGTCACCCTCAACGAAACAGACCTTGATACTAGCCTCCACTTTAGCTTGTCTCCACTGACCAATGGTAAGAATACGGATTACATCGTCTTCCACGCCTTCGATACGTCAGAAAATCAAGTACTGGTTCGTTCTTTAGAAGAATCCGAAGCAAAATTCCATAAGCTCTCTCAACTGCTACCCGACGGGCTACTGCTGGTTGAAAACGACTACATTTTGTCGTCTAACCCAGCAGCTGCACGCCTGCTTGGTTTTAACTCCACCACCGAATTGATTGGTGAAGAGTTAGGACGCTTATTTATCGATGAACAAACCAAAACAGTCTTCAATAACAGCCTCAGCTCTATTATTTCTGAGTCTGGTTTGATTTGCTTAACGGGTGCCCGATGCGGCTTCGAACGTAAAGTTCAACTGCACATAGACTCAACCGCTATTCTTGGAAGCAGCACCCAACTGGTACTCATTCAAGACGCTCAAGAGGCAACCAAACAATACACACCAGCCAATAGTGAAGATGCCTACATAGACGCGCTGACTAAACTCTACAATCGAGTCGGTTTTACCAAGCGCCTAGAGCAATTCATTCACAACGATACACCGGTTGTCATGATGTACTTGGATATTGATAACTTTAAGAATATCAATGACTCGTTAGGGCACCACATTGGCGATAAAGTGATCAAAGAAGTGGCTTCACGCCTTAAACGATTACTGCCTCGTCAAGCGGTGGTCGGCCATTTAGGCGGCGATGAATTTGGTATCATTCTGCCAGAACCGGAACACCCTAGAACCGCAGAAACACTAGCAGAAAAGATCATTTCACTGATCAATCAGCCTTTTGACCTTCACCATTTTAGTAAGCGCCTAGCTTGCTCGATTGGTAGCGTACGCTTTCCTCAAGACGGCACCGATGCGCGTATCTTGCTGCAAAATGCCGATACCGCGATGTATGAAGCCAAAGATCGTGGTCGTAACCGCTTAATTAAGTTCAACGAGCAGATGAACAAAGAAGCACGCATGCGACTGTGGCTTGAGATAGAGCTTCAGAAGGCGCTGCAACAAAACGGGCTCGAGGTTTGGTATCAACCAAAAGTAAACGCCCGTGACTTCACCATCAATGGTGCAGAAGCTCTAGTTCGTTGGAAACACCCTGTTGAAGGCTATATCAGCCCAGCCGCGTTTATCCCAGTAGCAGAGCGAGCTGGTCTTATTGAACAACTTGGCCGTGTAGTCATGCGCGAAGTCTTTGCGACCGTTAAGCGTTGGAAGATGCAAGGGATTCTACCTGGTCGTGTGGCAATCAACCTTTCTCCAGAACAGTTTGGCAACCCTAAACTGATTGATTACATGGAGAAGTTACTACGCTCGACTGAGCTAGACCCAAGTGCGATTACCTTTGAGCTCACTGAAAGTGCAGTAATGAGTGACAGTGAACACACTGTACAAATGCTTAACGCGATTAAAAAGCTCGGTTTTGCTCTCTCCATCGATGATTTTGGTACTGGTTACTCTTCTCTGTCTTACCTAGCTCGCTTCCCAATTGATGAGCTGAAAATAGACCGTGCTTTCATCTCAGATATCGATATCCTTCCAAAACAGATCACTGTGATTGAAAACATCATCAACCTCGGCAAATCCCTCGATTTAACCGTGGTTGCAGAAGGTGTCGAGACCAGTGAGCAAGCGACGCTATTGTCGAACCTCAACTGCAGCTCGATTCAAGGTTTCCACTTCTATCGTCCACAACCAAAACAAGATGTCGAAGAGTTGTTCGCACAAAACCGTCGTCATAAGAACTAATTACACGATTCAAGCCCTCTCCTCTTTTCAGAAAAACGACACACAAATCACCACTCGTCAGTACCTCAAACGGAGTAAAAGCAGATTTATCCATCTAAACCTGCCTTACATCAATTCTGTCATTCATAATTCTTCATAAAATGCCCGCTTCAACTTAATTCTACTGGTAGTGAGCAAATGGAACTCTTATGCCCAGCGGGTAACTTACCTGCTTTGAAAACCGCCATTGATTGCGGTGCGGATGCTGTTTATATCGGATTCAAAGACGATACCAATGCCCGACACTTTGCAGGCCTTAACTTTGCGGGTAAAAAGCTCGATCGTGCTGTGCAGTATGTACATGACCACAACAAGAAAATTCATGTTGCTTTAAATACGTTTGCTCACCCAAATGGCTTCGAACGTTGGACTAACGCCGTGGACAACGCAGCAGCTCTGGGGGTTGATGCACTGATCATCGCTGACATTGCTGTACTTGAGTACGCTGCAAACAAATATCCAGATCTAGAACTGCACCTATCAGTTCAAGCTTCTGCAACCAATGCCGC
Encoded here:
- a CDS encoding TatD family hydrolase; the encoded protein is MTQQTSDFPLFDTHCHADFEAFEQGFTHEQSIEGYIKEAKQAQVEKLLIPSIGQNNWHKLEKIAQSYPNVYYALGFHPYFLEQADEVEFEELHQLLASKTRQCVAIGECGLDFFVDVEQEKQERFFIQQMELAKAFNLPLIIHERKSYNRLIQLIKQHKFTLGGVIHGFSGSEQQALAWIKLGFYIGVGGTITYPRAQKTRTTIAKLPLESLVLETDAPDMPTYGNQGNVNHSKHLVTISNELFLLRKEPKQSIATQVWQNSHRAFSICE
- a CDS encoding DUF5363 family protein, with the translated sequence MLGWIKAWVRKYDKWCEELGLTPENKRSCVPYRRDPQGQQAESGKDDTANK
- the prfC gene encoding peptide chain release factor 3 produces the protein MSFQQEVSKRRTFAIISHPDAGKTTITEKVLLFGNAIQKAGTVKGRGSNQHAKSDWMEMEKERGISVTTSVMQFPYNDCLVNLLDTPGHEDFSEDTYRTLTAVDSCLMVIDAAKGVEDRTRKLMEVTRLRDTPIVTFMNKLDRDVRDPMEVLDEVESELGMACAPISWPIGCGKEFKGVYHIHRDETILYESGHGHEIQEVRIIKGLDNPDLDEAVGADLAESVREELELVIGACPEFDHDLFLAGELTPVYFGTALGNFGVDHMLDGLTKWAPAPQTRQANERDVVATEEKFSGFVFKIQANMDPKHRDRIAFMRIVSGTYSQGMKMNHVRTGKNVSISDAVTFMAGDRARAEKAYAGDIIGLHNHGTIQIGDTFTQGENLKFSGIPNFAPELFRRIRLRDPLKQKQLLKGLVQLSEEGAVQVFRPMQNNDLIVGAVGVLQFDVVVARLKAEYNVEAIYEGVNVATARWVECDDAKKLEEFKRKNQSNLALDGGDNLSYIAPTMVNLNLASERFPDVKFRATREH
- the rimI gene encoding ribosomal protein S18-alanine N-acetyltransferase, whose amino-acid sequence is MTNQFLPTSSHHLDAIWQIEQDAHSHPWSENMIRDLDSRGACHHVLEVDGRVVGYFFAQNIVGEVTLLNIAVDPSQQGKGYGKALTEHFLDMCEQADAESAWLEVRESNVNAFNLYEKVGFNEVDRRRNYYPTKQGQEDAIIMSYLFMSFN
- a CDS encoding DNA polymerase III subunit psi, which encodes MSQTHAQYLQEMGISQWELSHPERLAGYESKLTPLASDCKLLLVSPEKPQGELAVMFERVLKSIKLDLSQALHIQPQHLTSIELGDVEWVWFAGCESTQEIKAKTLQSPLLSDINGNNQHRRDLWQQICAYD
- a CDS encoding GNAT family N-acetyltransferase; its protein translation is MLIRTEAPADILVIDRLLKSVFETDAEANLVMSLRENSHLTLSLVACSDEGKVVGHLMFSPITLHGDDHNWQGLAPLAVKEEFRNQGIAKALVEDAFSTLVDFGYPACVVLGDPTYYGRFGFKAASEFGLSCAWDVPEGAFQAIELVEGALTGHAGEVAYSQEFNEL
- the ubiT gene encoding ubiquinone anaerobic biosynthesis accessory factor UbiT, with protein sequence MINKIHTQLVQNAASILRSPVQLLPKTVQKRALLEGLKNVFKEALEDGDFEFLEDKWLKVSIKDMGLSWCISYQNEQLVVADKEVAEDVSFSGNLNDLVLIAGRKEDPDTLFFQRRLSIEGDTELGLEVKNLMDSVDLDLLPTPLKTLLNQLADFVQKGVQSPDTQSEVMNAYSN
- a CDS encoding bifunctional diguanylate cyclase/phosphodiesterase — its product is MPPQQLQHWFTQLTANSPFFFAVLDAQHNYFMVNERYCDIAGLSQAELAGMNDRQTLGEQFYQHLKPYYERAFNGETIEAEVTLNETDLDTSLHFSLSPLTNGKNTDYIVFHAFDTSENQVLVRSLEESEAKFHKLSQLLPDGLLLVENDYILSSNPAAARLLGFNSTTELIGEELGRLFIDEQTKTVFNNSLSSIISESGLICLTGARCGFERKVQLHIDSTAILGSSTQLVLIQDAQEATKQYTPANSEDAYIDALTKLYNRVGFTKRLEQFIHNDTPVVMMYLDIDNFKNINDSLGHHIGDKVIKEVASRLKRLLPRQAVVGHLGGDEFGIILPEPEHPRTAETLAEKIISLINQPFDLHHFSKRLACSIGSVRFPQDGTDARILLQNADTAMYEAKDRGRNRLIKFNEQMNKEARMRLWLEIELQKALQQNGLEVWYQPKVNARDFTINGAEALVRWKHPVEGYISPAAFIPVAERAGLIEQLGRVVMREVFATVKRWKMQGILPGRVAINLSPEQFGNPKLIDYMEKLLRSTELDPSAITFELTESAVMSDSEHTVQMLNAIKKLGFALSIDDFGTGYSSLSYLARFPIDELKIDRAFISDIDILPKQITVIENIINLGKSLDLTVVAEGVETSEQATLLSNLNCSSIQGFHFYRPQPKQDVEELFAQNRRHKN